The following are from one region of the Actinopolyspora halophila DSM 43834 genome:
- a CDS encoding GGDEF domain-containing protein codes for MSVVYATSASQLTGVWDELIMGLTAGFMLTDERGQVLATNDAAADLLRLDRTELLTGSRPDGWAMRDSAGAHLPDWSDLTSQVLRTGTRMSTPVVVTEHGVPSGHVWMDYQPVRMYSQQRVLMFLQPVDTDVSHSRGMVDPLTGLPGRVLLLDRLDQALARARCRGTLATLVLVDIRRLEQFNVEHGFAQGDELLTVLAGRLRQCLSDEHTVARYGGDEFALVVEHPSGTGAEIAERARSAVVRPMRLENKQIRPSVRVSWVTSDGNASVHSVISRAEQQLEN; via the coding sequence ATGAGTGTTGTCTATGCCACTAGCGCATCCCAGCTCACCGGAGTGTGGGATGAACTCATCATGGGACTGACCGCCGGATTCATGCTCACCGACGAGCGGGGTCAGGTGCTGGCCACCAACGACGCCGCCGCGGATCTGTTGCGGCTAGACCGCACCGAGCTGCTCACCGGGTCACGTCCCGATGGTTGGGCCATGCGGGACAGCGCGGGCGCGCACCTGCCGGACTGGTCGGATCTGACCAGCCAGGTGCTGCGTACCGGCACTCGCATGTCCACTCCGGTGGTCGTTACCGAACACGGCGTGCCGAGCGGGCACGTCTGGATGGATTACCAGCCCGTCCGGATGTACTCGCAACAACGCGTGCTGATGTTCCTGCAACCGGTGGACACCGATGTCTCGCACTCGCGGGGGATGGTGGATCCGCTGACCGGTCTTCCCGGGCGTGTACTACTGCTCGACCGGTTGGACCAGGCACTGGCCAGGGCGCGTTGTCGCGGGACGCTGGCGACGTTGGTGCTGGTCGACATCCGCAGGCTCGAGCAGTTCAACGTGGAGCACGGCTTTGCCCAGGGTGACGAACTGTTGACCGTGCTGGCGGGGCGGCTGCGGCAGTGTCTCAGCGACGAGCACACCGTCGCTCGCTACGGGGGAGACGAGTTCGCCCTCGTGGTGGAACATCCCAGCGGGACGGGTGCCGAGATCGCCGAGCGGGCCCGGAGCGCCGTGGTCCGGCCGATGCGGTTGGAGAACAAGCAGATCAGACCGAGCGTTCGGGTCTCCTGGGTGACCAGTGACGGTAACGCCTCGGTGCACTCGGTGATCAGCCGCGCCGAGCAGCAGTTGGAGAACTGA
- the purS gene encoding phosphoribosylformylglycinamidine synthase subunit PurS: MARVVVDVMPKQEILDPQGQAVANALPRQGFEGISQVRQGKRFELEVADDVDDDTLARIAESFLANPVIEDWSVRRVES; the protein is encoded by the coding sequence GTGGCCCGAGTCGTTGTCGACGTCATGCCGAAGCAGGAGATCCTCGACCCGCAGGGTCAGGCGGTGGCCAACGCGCTGCCCCGCCAGGGTTTCGAAGGCATTTCGCAAGTTCGCCAGGGAAAGCGGTTCGAGCTGGAGGTCGCCGACGATGTCGACGACGACACGCTCGCCAGGATCGCCGAGAGTTTCCTCGCCAACCCCGTGATCGAGGACTGGTCCGTGCGCCGGGTGGAATCATGA
- the purL gene encoding phosphoribosylformylglycinamidine synthase subunit PurL — MTETTHEPAARADGGSEHVDSTEHAARTPEAAQPYRELGLADDEYERVRGILGRRPTEAELAMYSVMWSEHCSYKSSKIHLKYFGEATTERMRSKMIAGIGENAGVVDVGDGWAVTFKVESHNHPSYVEPHQGAATGVGGIVRDIMAMGARPVAVADPLRFGPAEASDTARVLPGVVEGIGGYGNCLGLPNIGGEVVFDESYASNPLVNAMCVGVLKADEVQLAHASGAGNKVILFGARTGLDGIGGVSVLASETFSGDETGSGRKKLPSVQVGDPFTEKVLIECCLELYRSGLVVGVQDLGGAGLSCATSELASAGDGGMWIDLDEVPLRAEGMNPAEILSSESQERMCAVVRPSDVEGFMEVCRKWDVTATVIGEVTDGENLQIDWQGQRVVDVPPRTVADEGPVYERPVQRPAEQDLITADNPDTLARPSTAEELRETLLRMAASPNLCSRDWVTSQYDHYVRGNTVLAQPSDGGVLRIDEDSGRGIAVATDCNARYTRLDPYRGAQLALAEAYRNVAVTGSKPVAVTNCLNFGSAEDPAVMWQFQQAVRGLADASAELGIPVTGGNVSFYNQTGSSPILPTPVVGVLGVIDDVTRRIPTGIGAAPGESLLLLGDTREEFGGSEWAGVTHGHLGGTPPAVDLAREKLLGDILAVGSRDGLISAAHDLSEGGLAQALVEMSLIGETGARIVLPEEADPFVWLFSESAGRAVVSVPRGEELRFTELCSARGLPCAKIGVVDTESQSLEIQGVGDIPLPELRRTWEGTLPALFG, encoded by the coding sequence ATGACCGAAACCACCCACGAACCCGCCGCACGAGCCGACGGCGGCTCCGAGCACGTGGACAGCACCGAGCACGCCGCGCGGACCCCGGAGGCCGCGCAGCCCTATCGCGAGCTCGGACTGGCCGACGACGAGTACGAGCGCGTCCGCGGGATACTCGGGCGTCGCCCCACCGAGGCCGAACTCGCGATGTACTCGGTCATGTGGAGCGAGCACTGCTCCTACAAGTCCTCCAAGATCCACCTGAAGTACTTCGGCGAGGCCACCACCGAGCGGATGCGGTCCAAGATGATCGCCGGCATCGGGGAGAACGCCGGGGTCGTCGATGTCGGTGACGGCTGGGCGGTCACCTTCAAGGTGGAAAGCCACAACCATCCCTCCTACGTCGAGCCGCACCAGGGCGCGGCGACCGGTGTCGGCGGCATCGTCCGCGACATCATGGCGATGGGGGCGCGTCCGGTCGCGGTGGCCGATCCGTTGCGTTTCGGCCCCGCCGAGGCGAGCGACACCGCCCGGGTGCTCCCCGGAGTGGTCGAGGGAATCGGCGGGTACGGCAACTGCCTGGGACTGCCCAACATCGGCGGTGAGGTCGTCTTCGACGAGTCCTACGCGAGCAATCCGCTGGTCAACGCCATGTGCGTCGGGGTGCTCAAGGCGGACGAGGTGCAGCTGGCCCACGCCAGCGGCGCGGGCAACAAGGTGATCCTGTTCGGCGCGCGCACCGGTCTGGACGGCATCGGCGGGGTTTCCGTGCTCGCTTCGGAGACGTTCAGCGGGGACGAGACCGGCAGCGGACGCAAGAAGCTTCCCAGCGTGCAGGTCGGGGACCCGTTCACCGAGAAGGTGCTCATCGAGTGCTGCCTGGAGCTGTACCGCTCCGGGCTCGTGGTCGGGGTGCAGGACCTCGGAGGGGCCGGGCTTTCCTGTGCCACTTCCGAGCTCGCCTCGGCGGGCGACGGCGGCATGTGGATCGACCTGGACGAGGTGCCGCTGCGCGCGGAGGGGATGAATCCGGCGGAGATCCTGTCCAGCGAATCGCAGGAGCGGATGTGCGCGGTCGTGCGCCCCTCCGACGTGGAAGGCTTCATGGAGGTCTGCCGCAAGTGGGACGTGACCGCGACCGTCATCGGTGAGGTGACCGACGGGGAGAACCTGCAGATCGACTGGCAGGGGCAGCGCGTCGTCGACGTCCCGCCCCGGACGGTGGCCGACGAGGGCCCCGTCTACGAGCGCCCGGTCCAGCGTCCGGCCGAGCAGGACCTGATCACCGCCGACAACCCGGACACGCTCGCCCGTCCCTCCACCGCGGAGGAGTTGCGCGAGACGCTGCTGCGCATGGCGGCCTCCCCCAATCTGTGCTCCCGCGACTGGGTGACCAGCCAGTACGACCACTACGTCCGCGGCAACACCGTGCTGGCGCAGCCCTCGGACGGCGGGGTGCTGCGGATCGACGAGGATAGCGGACGCGGCATCGCCGTGGCGACCGACTGCAACGCCCGCTACACCAGGCTCGACCCCTACAGGGGGGCCCAGCTCGCCCTGGCCGAGGCCTACCGCAACGTGGCGGTGACCGGTTCGAAACCGGTCGCGGTCACGAACTGCCTCAACTTCGGCTCGGCCGAGGATCCCGCCGTGATGTGGCAGTTCCAGCAGGCGGTCCGGGGACTGGCCGACGCATCGGCCGAACTGGGCATTCCGGTGACCGGCGGCAACGTGAGCTTCTACAACCAGACGGGCAGCAGCCCGATCCTGCCGACCCCCGTGGTCGGGGTGCTCGGGGTGATCGACGACGTCACCCGCCGGATTCCCACGGGGATCGGCGCGGCCCCCGGCGAATCGCTGCTGCTGCTCGGTGACACCCGCGAGGAGTTCGGGGGCTCCGAATGGGCCGGTGTGACCCACGGGCACCTCGGTGGCACACCGCCCGCCGTGGACCTGGCACGGGAGAAGCTGCTCGGCGACATCCTGGCTGTCGGTTCGCGGGACGGCCTGATCTCGGCAGCGCACGACCTCTCCGAGGGCGGGTTGGCCCAGGCGTTGGTGGAGATGTCCCTGATCGGCGAGACCGGGGCGCGGATCGTCCTTCCCGAGGAGGCCGATCCCTTCGTGTGGTTGTTCTCCGAATCGGCCGGGCGGGCCGTGGTATCGGTGCCGCGCGGTGAGGAGCTGCGGTTCACCGAGCTCTGCTCCGCCAGGGGGCTGCCGTGCGCGAAGATCGGAGTCGTCGACACCGAGTCCCAGTCGCTGGAGATCCAGGGCGTCGGGGACATCCCGCTGCCCGAACTGCGTCGCACCTGGGAGGGCACCCTGCCCGCCCTGTTCGGGTGA
- the purQ gene encoding phosphoribosylformylglycinamidine synthase subunit PurQ, protein MSAAGARIGVITFPGSLDDGDARRAVRRSGASEVSLWHADADLRGVDAVIVPGGFSYGDYLRCGAIAKFAPVMTEVVRAAERGMPVLGVCNGFQVLCEAGLLPGVLTRNEGLHYVCRDQWLRAENTTSTWTTRYEPGADLLIPVKHGEGCYVADESTLDEIEGEGRVLFRYVDGNPNGSRRDIAGITDARGRVAGLMPHPEHAIDPLTGPTDDGLGMFLSALDTLVPA, encoded by the coding sequence ATGAGCGCGGCGGGGGCCAGGATAGGAGTGATCACCTTCCCCGGCTCGCTGGACGACGGGGACGCCCGTCGTGCGGTGCGCCGGTCCGGGGCCTCCGAGGTGTCGCTGTGGCACGCCGACGCCGACCTGCGGGGCGTGGACGCCGTGATCGTCCCCGGCGGGTTCAGCTACGGCGACTACCTGCGCTGCGGAGCCATCGCCAAGTTCGCACCGGTCATGACCGAGGTCGTGCGCGCGGCCGAGCGGGGAATGCCGGTGCTCGGGGTGTGCAACGGCTTCCAGGTGCTCTGCGAGGCCGGACTGCTTCCGGGGGTGCTGACCCGCAACGAGGGGTTGCACTACGTCTGCCGCGATCAGTGGCTGCGTGCGGAGAACACCACGAGCACCTGGACCACCCGCTACGAGCCCGGCGCCGATCTGCTGATCCCGGTCAAGCACGGTGAGGGCTGCTACGTGGCCGACGAGTCCACGCTCGACGAGATCGAGGGCGAGGGGCGGGTCCTTTTCCGCTATGTGGACGGGAACCCGAACGGCTCGCGGCGCGACATCGCGGGGATCACCGACGCGCGAGGCAGGGTCGCGGGGCTGATGCCCCACCCCGAGCACGCGATCGACCCGCTCACCGGGCCCACCGACGACGGCCTCGGCATGTTCCTGTCCGCTCTCGACACCCTGGTGCCAGCATGA
- a CDS encoding lysozyme: MHRSVRSGRVGALTYGLSAIFSAVLLLSTSAYAAGSSSAERQLDDHSMGSQIRKHEEAVPRKGPNPLKNSSVRGMDVSGHQNKVDWRHWWGKGMRFAYVKATEGTGYTSPDFNHQYNGSYQVGMIRGAYHFALPDRSSGAVQARHFVRNGGGWSADGKTLPGALDIEYNPYGPTCYGKNRGQMTAWIREFSDTYRKLTGRHPTIYTSTRWWSECVNGEFGSTNPLWIARYNDSIGELPHNWGFHTFWQYTSSPLDQNLFNGTYEQLRKLALDK; encoded by the coding sequence ATGCACCGTTCAGTCAGATCCGGGCGCGTCGGCGCGTTGACCTACGGATTATCAGCGATCTTCAGCGCGGTTCTGCTGCTGAGCACCTCCGCGTACGCTGCGGGCTCCTCGTCAGCGGAACGTCAACTCGACGATCACTCGATGGGCTCACAAATCCGGAAGCACGAGGAAGCAGTCCCCCGAAAGGGGCCGAACCCGTTGAAGAACTCGTCCGTGCGCGGCATGGACGTCAGTGGTCACCAGAACAAGGTCGACTGGCGGCACTGGTGGGGCAAGGGAATGCGTTTCGCCTATGTGAAGGCGACCGAGGGAACCGGCTACACCAGCCCGGACTTCAATCACCAGTACAACGGTTCGTACCAGGTGGGCATGATCAGGGGTGCTTATCACTTCGCCCTGCCCGACCGCTCCAGCGGAGCCGTTCAAGCGCGGCACTTCGTCCGCAACGGCGGAGGGTGGTCCGCCGACGGCAAAACGCTGCCCGGGGCGCTGGACATCGAGTACAACCCGTACGGCCCCACCTGCTACGGGAAGAACCGGGGGCAGATGACCGCCTGGATTCGCGAATTCAGCGACACCTACCGGAAACTCACCGGCAGGCACCCCACCATCTACACGAGCACTCGCTGGTGGAGCGAGTGCGTCAACGGCGAATTCGGCTCGACGAACCCGCTGTGGATCGCGCGGTACAACGATTCCATCGGGGAACTACCCCACAACTGGGGGTTCCACACGTTCTGGCAGTACACGTCCTCACCGTTGGACCAGAACCTGTTCAACGGCACCTACGAACAGCTGCGGAAGCTGGCGCTCGACAAGTGA
- a CDS encoding glycosyltransferase family 87 protein, translated as MIVLCEFFALVMVSAIDPHGHIDGEVYQLGARAWLNGMPIYQDLPPTESGLSLPFIYPPFAAILFTPLALVSKTKAVAAIMLVSHLALLSTLYVVLRAAPFSAHRRERTVLLTAAVLPLATIIEPVRETLTYAQVNLVLMALVAVDSLWRIDGQRKLPYPRGLLIGIAAGLKLTPAVFLLLPLLRRDIRTIVTALVSLLGTVALGFLLAFDDARRFWLHEVLSSSDVSFGPQFEGDASIYAGNVSLRSLLAKLAVPEPWQSGGLAVLILLAAALTLFGMLSALYPRVGKRDLPTALVLNAVFGLLISPISWSHHWVWIVPGLVLLFGNGYARRDWPLLIATTLATELYMIGPHWSVPQGEGKELTWNFFEHLIGNSYVYLGLGFLVYHAWRGFVDRNSGGVSDIPPLDSADPASAR; from the coding sequence GTGATCGTCCTGTGCGAGTTCTTCGCCTTGGTCATGGTCTCGGCGATCGATCCGCACGGACACATAGACGGTGAGGTGTACCAGCTCGGGGCACGGGCCTGGCTCAACGGGATGCCCATCTACCAGGACCTTCCCCCCACGGAGTCGGGTCTGAGCCTGCCTTTCATCTACCCTCCGTTCGCCGCGATCCTGTTCACCCCGCTGGCGCTGGTGTCCAAGACCAAGGCCGTCGCCGCGATCATGCTCGTCAGTCACCTGGCACTGTTGAGCACGCTCTACGTGGTGCTGCGGGCGGCGCCGTTCAGCGCACACCGCCGCGAACGGACCGTACTGCTGACCGCGGCGGTGCTGCCGCTGGCCACGATCATCGAGCCCGTCCGCGAGACACTGACCTACGCGCAGGTCAACCTGGTGCTGATGGCGCTGGTCGCCGTCGACTCGCTGTGGCGCATCGACGGGCAGCGCAAACTGCCCTACCCGCGCGGCCTGCTGATCGGAATCGCCGCGGGCCTCAAACTGACCCCCGCGGTCTTCCTGCTGCTGCCGCTGCTGCGCCGTGACATCCGCACGATCGTCACCGCCTTGGTGAGCCTGCTCGGCACGGTCGCCCTGGGGTTCCTGCTCGCCTTCGACGACGCGCGCAGGTTCTGGCTCCACGAGGTCCTCAGCAGCAGTGACGTCTCCTTCGGCCCCCAGTTCGAGGGCGACGCGTCCATCTACGCGGGCAACGTATCGCTGCGTTCCCTGCTGGCCAAGCTCGCCGTCCCCGAACCGTGGCAGTCCGGCGGGCTGGCCGTGCTGATCCTGCTCGCAGCCGCGCTGACCCTTTTCGGGATGTTGTCCGCGCTGTACCCCCGGGTGGGGAAGCGGGATCTTCCCACGGCACTCGTCCTCAACGCCGTGTTCGGCCTGCTGATCTCGCCGATCTCGTGGTCGCACCACTGGGTCTGGATTGTCCCGGGGCTGGTGCTGCTGTTCGGCAACGGTTATGCGCGGCGGGACTGGCCACTGCTGATCGCCACGACGCTGGCCACGGAGCTCTACATGATCGGCCCGCACTGGTCGGTCCCGCAGGGCGAGGGCAAGGAGCTCACCTGGAACTTCTTCGAGCACCTGATCGGCAACTCCTACGTCTACCTCGGACTCGGCTTCCTCGTGTACCACGCTTGGCGCGGTTTCGTGGACCGGAACTCCGGCGGGGTCTCGGACATTCCTCCACTGGATTCCGCCGACCCCGCGAGTGCCCGGTAA
- a CDS encoding putative bifunctional diguanylate cyclase/phosphodiesterase, with amino-acid sequence MTGWTAPVSSAQDVTDVDGARRREFAAAWTQALVGTSYVPMTGAEVEEQLEGYTARLADALLGRPQNTEGAREVGSELVSAHFTGAESLARTVECVGERMLPLFGLAESPELRSRVSAVQAAISAGFMQAARKRTLDEQEAIRQAVLDARDSVEQALRTSEARFRAIFSEAALGIGVADPEGRILEANASLRRILGRTPEEMNGLMVHDLMEPEDSDSIWRTHEELVRGEREQYRVEKQFSRPDGSKSWTELIVSLVRGEDGLPLYQVALMEDVTDRKRLQDRLRHQALHDPLTGLPNRALFLERITEALREDSYQDEAPRRVALCYLDLDGFKVINDSLGHHVGDDLLVTVAQRLAATVNDADRMVARMGGDEFVILIEGSQGTQQVIDVADRVLETLSPTIRVGNQELSVSASIGILERPVTGQTASELMRDADVTLYWAKAEGKNQWALFDTERNASEVAQFRLSATMPAALERNEFYVEYQPLVGLGQYRVSGVEALVRWWHPELGRLGPDRFIGLAEETGMIVSLGRWVLREACRQAKAWQDEFGRDAPFMSVNLAVRQSRDPNIVSDVAGILEETGLDPSMLQLELTESAIMSTADEPLEKLRALARMGVRIAIDDFGTGYSNLAYLKHLPVHELKIAGSFMEGLADGGNIDPVDAGIVGTLVDLSHTLGLSVTAEGVETRAQAERMSEIGCETGQGWFFAKPDAPGTIRGLLASPEENARWL; translated from the coding sequence ATGACCGGCTGGACAGCGCCTGTATCGAGCGCTCAGGACGTGACGGATGTGGACGGGGCACGCAGGCGGGAGTTCGCCGCGGCCTGGACCCAGGCTCTGGTGGGGACCAGCTACGTTCCGATGACCGGAGCCGAGGTGGAGGAACAGCTGGAGGGCTACACCGCCCGGCTGGCCGACGCGTTGCTCGGCCGACCACAGAACACCGAAGGCGCTCGCGAAGTGGGCTCCGAACTCGTGTCGGCGCACTTCACCGGGGCGGAATCACTGGCGAGGACGGTGGAGTGCGTCGGGGAGCGGATGCTCCCGTTGTTCGGCCTCGCCGAGTCCCCCGAACTACGTTCCCGCGTCTCCGCCGTACAGGCGGCGATAAGCGCGGGCTTCATGCAGGCCGCGCGGAAGCGCACCCTGGACGAGCAGGAGGCGATCCGCCAGGCGGTCCTGGACGCCCGCGACTCGGTCGAGCAGGCCCTGCGGACCAGCGAGGCCAGGTTCCGGGCCATCTTCTCCGAAGCCGCCCTCGGCATCGGCGTGGCCGACCCCGAAGGTCGGATCCTGGAGGCCAACGCCTCGTTGCGCCGCATCCTCGGACGCACCCCCGAGGAAATGAACGGCCTGATGGTCCACGACCTCATGGAACCGGAGGACAGCGACTCCATCTGGCGGACCCACGAGGAGCTCGTCCGCGGTGAGCGGGAGCAGTACCGGGTGGAGAAGCAGTTCAGCCGCCCCGACGGGAGCAAGTCCTGGACGGAGCTGATCGTGTCCCTGGTACGCGGTGAAGACGGCCTGCCGCTGTACCAGGTGGCCCTCATGGAGGACGTCACCGACCGCAAGAGGCTGCAGGACAGACTGCGGCACCAGGCGCTGCACGACCCGCTCACCGGGCTGCCGAACCGCGCGCTGTTCCTCGAACGCATCACCGAGGCGCTGCGCGAGGACTCGTACCAGGACGAGGCCCCCAGGCGCGTGGCGCTGTGCTACCTGGACCTGGACGGCTTCAAGGTCATCAACGACAGTCTCGGCCATCACGTCGGCGACGACCTGCTGGTCACGGTCGCGCAGCGGTTGGCGGCGACCGTGAACGACGCGGACAGGATGGTCGCGCGCATGGGCGGGGACGAGTTCGTGATCCTCATAGAGGGGTCCCAGGGAACCCAGCAGGTCATCGACGTGGCCGACCGGGTCCTCGAAACCCTGAGCCCCACCATCCGGGTGGGCAACCAGGAGCTGTCCGTATCGGCGAGCATCGGCATCCTGGAACGTCCCGTGACGGGACAGACGGCTTCCGAACTGATGCGCGACGCCGACGTCACGCTCTACTGGGCCAAGGCCGAGGGCAAGAACCAGTGGGCACTGTTCGACACCGAGCGCAATGCCAGCGAAGTCGCCCAGTTCAGGCTCTCGGCCACCATGCCCGCTGCTCTGGAACGCAACGAGTTCTACGTGGAGTACCAACCCCTGGTCGGTCTCGGGCAGTACCGGGTGTCGGGCGTGGAGGCACTGGTGCGGTGGTGGCATCCAGAGCTCGGCAGACTGGGCCCCGACCGATTCATCGGACTCGCCGAGGAGACCGGGATGATCGTCTCGCTCGGCCGCTGGGTGCTGCGCGAGGCGTGCAGGCAGGCCAAGGCGTGGCAGGACGAGTTCGGACGGGACGCCCCGTTCATGAGCGTCAACCTGGCCGTCCGGCAGTCCAGGGACCCCAACATCGTCTCCGACGTGGCCGGGATCCTCGAGGAGACCGGGTTGGATCCGTCCATGCTCCAGCTCGAGCTGACGGAAAGCGCGATCATGAGCACCGCGGACGAACCGCTCGAGAAGCTGCGCGCCCTCGCGCGCATGGGGGTCCGCATCGCGATAGACGACTTCGGCACCGGCTATTCCAACCTCGCCTACCTCAAGCACCTTCCGGTCCACGAACTCAAGATCGCCGGCTCCTTCATGGAGGGCCTCGCCGATGGCGGGAACATCGACCCCGTGGACGCCGGGATCGTCGGCACGTTGGTGGACCTCTCGCACACCCTGGGGCTGTCGGTCACCGCGGAAGGCGTGGAGACCCGGGCTCAGGCGGAACGCATGAGCGAGATCGGGTGTGAGACGGGTCAGGGCTGGTTCTTCGCCAAACCCGACGCGCCGGGCACGATCCGGGGGCTGCTGGCCTCACCGGAGGAAAACGCCCGGTGGCTGTAA
- a CDS encoding cold-shock protein: MAQGTVKWFNSEKGFGFIAPDEGGPDVFVHYSAIDADGFRSLDEDQQVTYEVTQGPKGPQADMVRGL; encoded by the coding sequence ATGGCACAGGGAACCGTGAAGTGGTTCAACTCGGAAAAGGGCTTCGGCTTCATCGCCCCGGACGAGGGCGGTCCTGACGTTTTCGTGCACTACTCGGCGATCGACGCCGACGGCTTCCGCAGCCTGGACGAGGACCAGCAGGTGACCTACGAGGTCACCCAGGGTCCCAAGGGTCCGCAGGCGGACATGGTGCGCGGACTCTGA